AATCCAGGTACAAATTCCGTGAAGCACTTCCTACTGGGCGATAACTTGAACTGATTAAGATTTAAGAGGGATGTATCATAAAGCCTCAATTGCCGATCCAATACACTTCCTGAAAGGGAATTTGTGAAACctgatttgtaaataattaagcGAGTATTTTTAAAGTGTATTAGGTTATGTGTGTAGAGTACCTCCAAAATGAGCTGCAGCAACCAGGAGAGAGCCAGAACCGACAAAAGGGTCCAGCACTATATCTCCATCTCGGACTTGTGCCTGATTGGCAGCTAGCAATGCTAGCGCAGGATCCATGCTGGTGTTGCCGATGAATGTGCGCTTCTTTAAGGAGTGCTGCTGGATCAGGTCACGCTGCCCATCTGCTACCTTGATAAAAGTGTTGTACAATCAatggttataattataatcaaatcaaattaggtgttcataaaattatttttagttattttttatttttaaaaacagcCAGGTGTGTAGAACTAAGTAAGATGTTTGTTAGATGAGTCGAAGCCCAGTCAACTTTGGGAACCatttaaacaaatgaatttaagTATTACAagacaagccttattgagcccATATACCTCAATCTATTTGTTTAATATTGtcccatatatttatttatcaagtGTTAGGTTTTGAAATAGTTAAGTGCATTTGTATCTATACAAGAAACTTACCCATCTCCCAAAGAACAAGTCTTCGGGCTGCTCGGGCACATTGTTGGGGTCCAGTCCGTAGAACTCTATGTAGCTCAGCACTGTGGCTGGGTTCTTCAGCTTCACGGGGCCATCTAATGAAAGGTAATCAAATTTCTGAAACAGTTCCATTTAATTTTAGTAAAATAGTTTAGTTTGCCTGTAGATTATacatatttgaatttttttaaattaagttttaatcATTTCAATCAATTATGGTAGATTTGATAAAACACTATGCTTTTAAGCAAACtgactattgttttattttcacaTCATCAGGggatttgtatttaattttatttgtaattaaaaaagTAGTTGTACAATACAAACCTCAATTTTCTCAACTTTCTCCTTCATACTAAAATGCTTGCAGAAGGTCTCAACTTCCACTTTGAAAGACTTGTCCACCGGCCGACACGCGTCTATCAACCCACTGGGGCAAATATCTTGGTCACAGACTCCATTTTCCGAACCCTCTGAAGTGATCCACTGGTGTGTGCTGTTCTGCATGGCTCGCTTCAAGTTTTGATGCAGCTGCGCCTCGGTTTTGGCTCTCGACCATAATTCTATACAGTTTTTAAGAAGCACGGATCGCGACGCAAGTTTTCTGACGCACTCTTCCGAAGGCACTTCTACTACCCAGTAAGGTTTGACTTCACATGGTTTTTCGACATATCTGATCGGAATATTGAACATGGACAGCAAACTTTGCATTTCCTGTAATATATTGCAAAGGTATTGACTGAGAtcggcaaaaaataaaaaagtttttaaacaaAGGTAAAATAACTTACAGCGTGCCGAAAATCGACGTGTTCCTGAGCGAACCATAACAAATACCGCGGCCACATTTTTCTTAAATGCATTTGTAACTTCTCTTTAGCATAAACACTCCTTCAGCTACATTCTATGCACGTAAATATTTGAATTAATAAAAGTAAGTTTACCCAACACGACTCACGAAGTCACGAATCAAAACATAACCTCAAATACTTTGACATTGACGTTTCAGAAGcatgttttttttctctattAAGCAAGACTGGGGAACGTTTTCTTTTTCcgttgataataataatatagttggtcaaactaatttgtcagtcagtaagaaccaggaaaactataatcatccttttcttttgggtgctagtactagtgtaaggcaaagatagtatgattctctctgtttatgtttgaaatgagacagtcctttgacaaactatacttgcGTGAGCAATTTCCTTTACTCAAGCTTAATGCACCAGTTATTCGAGTATGCAAACAGTCAACCACGCATGCCATTGTGTTCATGCATTTGGTGCAGAAACAagtcaagattatttttataaggtCTAGTCCAGTGTCAAATTCTGTATtggtctaaagtctattttttttattcgatagACTGAATTCggtgaacatgaaatgtcatttcatactattaactgtcatttcagtctaccgaataaaaaaatagactttagacttcCAGATTGGCCATACAATCAATAAAGACATCCAGAACCATTCGCTTCacacatttattaaaaataaactatatctATTTAACAATAGGCCTTATCGCATATCTTCATCCTCCTTTGGCTGTATATTATCCGGTTCCTCCTCCAGCAGGTCCTGGCAGCGGTCGTGCAGGAAGTCCTGGTAGGCGTCCTTGATGGAGCCCGAGCACGCGACGTAGTGCCCGCCCGAGTGCTCCGCCACCACCGGTTTCGTGAACAGGCTTATTAGGGATTCGGACATTTCTGGAACACGTTATAAATATAGGTTAATAGTGTTAAATTCCAATGGAGTGGATAAAGTAGGTATTTTCGCCATTAATTCTAATGCACCCCCgcataaaaatgtgtatttagTGGTGCTAAGTTAACAGTTTTGATGACTGTACACGCAAGAAAAACTTATTAAAAAGCGGTAACAGACTACcgtaccgcaccgcgaccttggttgGTGATTGGTCGCGGTACGGTAGTCTGTTACGGCTTAAAAACCTCCTAAAATGTGGGCTTTATCGCTCATATTGCGTAGATCatttataaagcttttttctttCGATTATTGCCGATTCTGCGCCGATAGGTATGGGGAGACCTAATGTCCCCATCATAAAAACGAAGGAATTGATTGGTACCTCGGGCTAATTATAAAATTCGGCTCAGTATATTTGACGCTACTATCAaagataataacattaataacgcaCTTTTCAGcttatgaaaaatataaataaatgactttcTTCTCTTctcttaaatttaaaattacccTTTGGTATGATGGAGTCTCCCTCGCCGTACACATGCAGCGAGGGTAGGTTGATCTCCTCGTCGTAAAAGCCCTTGTGCACCAGACTGCCCGATCGGAACCCTGATGCGAAGATGGCGAAGTTGAATGTGTACGGTAAATCTGAAAAACAAACCTCTGTGTGAACAATCTTTCGTATATGTAATTTACCTACCATAATGCTTTGTATTAGGGTCCTGAATTTGCTGCAGGCAAAGTATTGTCACGTATTGAAGAGCAATATTTGAGTCCACGACCCTCAGACCCTCAGCGTGGTCTCGAAGCCCAGCGTCGGCCCGTCCAGACACTTGCTACTCTGTGTATAGAAGCgtcctttattattattatcttattattttcgggggcccttacggatacacttcgacccatagggatcttttagAAGCGTCCTTACATCCCTTCTGCTGCATGGCGGCGAGCAGCCCCACGAGGCAGGCGCCCTGCGAGAAGCCCATGAGCCCGTGGAAGGGGCCGTGCTCGGCCACGGCGCGCTCCACCACCCTGAGGGTGGCCTCGAAGCCCAGCGCCGGCCCGCCCAGGCACTTGCCGCTGAATGTGTTGTCTTCCGCGTTGAACCACCACGACCGCGAGTCTGCGTAAAGGGATGACACATgactaattttataaaataatctatagttcgtttttttagcattagaaaaaaggtaaacaatcttgatgtgtcttttaattgaaaaacaggttttaaaaataagtcacggcaaatatgtaacaattatgaatctaatacaatcatttatattcttctgctctcataagtaatagttactgatttataaaagcgtttttcaattaagagacatgtcaagatcgcttaccttctttctaatgctaaaaaaaacaaactatagttaTGGGTAGACAATTAGCAACATCATAATAAgatagaaatttaaaaaaaaaattataaaaagcggccaagtgagagtcggactcgcccatgaagggttccgtatttaggggatttatgacgtattaaaaaaaacaacttactagatctcgttcaaaccaattttcggtggaagtttgcatggtaatgtacataacatattttatttagttttatcattctcttattttagaagttacgggggggggggggggacacacattttaccactttggaagtgtctctcgcgcaaactattcagtttagaaaaaaatgatattagaaacctcaatatcatttttgaagacctatccatagataccccacacgtatgggcttgatgaaaaaaatttttttgagtttcagttctaagtatggggaacccccaaaatttattgttctttttctatttttgtgtgaaaatcttaatgtggttcacagaatacatctacttaccaagtttcaacagtatagttcttatagtttcggaaaaaactggctgtgacatacggacggacagacagacatgacgaatccataagggttcagttttttgccatttggctacggaaccctaaaaatataaatatacctatcattaaaaaataccagataaaatatcaaaattaaaagtttttttaacttctaaaACGTAAAGAcacataaaaagcggccaagtgcgagtcggactcgcccatgaagggttccgtatttaggcgatttatgacgtattaaaaaaaacaacttactagatctcgttcaaaccaattttcggtggaagtttacatgctaatgtacatcatatatattttttagttttatcattctcttattttagaagttacaggggggggacacacattttaccactttggaagtgtctctcgcgcaaactattcagtttagaaaaaaatgatattagaaacctcaatatcatttttgaagacctatccatagataccccacacgtatgggtttgatgaaaaaaaaaatttttgagtttcagttcgaagtatggggaaccccaaaaatttattgttatttttctatttttgtctgaaaatcttaatgcggttcacagaatacatctacttaccaagtttcaacagtatagttcttatagtttcggagaaaagtggctgtgacatacggacggacagacagacggacagacagacagacagacagacagacttgacgaatctataagggttccgttttttgccatttggctacggaaccctaaaaacgagtcgTCGCGCGAATAATTGCCATGCCGATGTTGCTCGCATCAATCGcataatattcaattattcaaaaGAAATAGGTTCAGACagtaagtataggtaggtatatacctatacaatacACCTAATAGCAATCAataaaagtttattattttatctcCTACAACCAGGGACCATATAactagtaaatatatatatttaaaaacaacatACTAGCTAATATACACACTTACAAATGCTCTACTCTTGGTGCTATGGGCGAGACAACTCATTTTACCTGGGTTTTGCATACAAATCATACAACAGTATAATGTATTGACTTGTTTTACCTTcctcccctcccccctcctcGTGCAGCACTCGGTGCGGCGCCGACAGGAACGTGAGCTGCGCGTACTTGGCCACGGCTTTGCGGAAGGAGCCGATCTTGGCGCGGAACACGGCGCCGTTCTGCCGGTACCCGTGGAACGCCAGGATCTTCAGCCTCTTCCGCTCTTTCGAGTTCTCTTTAGCCTTCTCTGTTACCACTTCGCTCATGTTGGAGTTAGAGTTCTCTTCGGACATTTGCTCTTGAGACATCGTACGGTTTGTGGTTAGAAGCCGCTTAACGTACAGGTTATTTAGTTTCCGAAGGAAACTGTTGCAGATGCTGTTATATAGTGTTATACTGGCTCAAATgaagtatttaattaaataaaagattAAGCGTAGCCTGAGCAAACCGTGTCACTGTTTTGTAggaccagtacggatatgatggtcgttcttgtctacgtgacagcgtgataaaacggtgtccgtcactttctttcccacggtgttaaacagtgacagttattttatcacgtggataaagatggataaagctatccataataggctggctggaatTCCTTTTGCTTCTACAAGTACAAAATCATCTCTATTCAGTTTATATAAGGCCCAAAATGATTTTCCGATGCATCAAACAAATCCTCAACTTCAAAGCACAGCTTGACGTTTATGCATGTGTACGTTTagaaattagtatttttatatatagtaataaagtgtattttgaagtaaaatatgaaaataactatagtgtgtcaaaggtctgtttaaTTTCAAATAGCGATGTTACGGTTCGACTTCACAAACCGGTTCAAACCGAGTTaggcctgagggcctaccgcgaaccacgttcgacgtgttgcctctctgtcgcacttgtgaattcgtacgtaagtgtgaaagggaggcaacacgtcgaacgtggttcgcggtaggccctctgaagtCGACTAAACCGACGTGAGTGTACCGTAAGTCGACTTTTCGATTTGTTGCTGCGTCACTTTCGTTTGACATATTGAGGAAAGAGATGTTTGTATTGTACTAACGCGAATCAATTCCAAACCCctaagaaaaatgttgccaTGCACATTGCCGCCATTATTGAGTCGAGTCTAACTCTCATAGAGTTAAGTCAAAACTTGGTACGAACAGGTAAAgtaaaatgaaacttattaCATGAGTTTTAAGGTTCACTTTCGCATGGGCTTAATTAAAGAGATCGACTTGGCGGTAAACTTCGGTTCAGTTTGGCGGTTTCGCGCCGCGTCGCTTTGCGCGCGGCTTACGGAAATGTACGAATTCGCgccgataactgacagaaccgcACGAGACCTCACGCTCTTTCTTGCTTACTGTTATACTGCTTTCCCGTTTTAGCTTTAGCAATGAATGAAATTGTGATCTACCGCGCAACGCAACtaaattattaggtacaaaTGTTTCTAAGAATTATTTTGAGTCAAAGTTTTTGTTGTCGTGTAAAAGATGtgctttttcgtataattgtcTGTATAGAAATTCTAGGCGCGACTTAGGTTTCTCgccattttttactgacaaacaaACTGGTTTTCCAGACATTACggaccattaaaaaaaacttgtaggtACCACTCGATTTTAAATCTCCTTTTCACAACGATAATGGAATAGCATTAACCAAAAAATTTTAAGTTCTGATTGTCCATCCTAACGTAGGGACGTTAGGATGGACAAGGATCGAACAAACCGTAAAATTGACAAATCGATTTGGTCGACTCTTGGCCAAACCGGTTTGCAAACCGGGTTGGGTCTAAATCGGAGTCGACTTGTCCGGTTTGAAAATTTAGCGGTTTGACTCATCACTAATTTCAAACAtagcagagagaatcatactatctttgtctaacactagtactagcacccaaaagaaaaggatgagtatagttttttttttcctatttactgacaagatttggttgactcagtatgattttattgatttaatgtgaaaatgtgttaatttaacaatcatttcaaatatatacttggtcaaccagatcttgacagtagaaaaaggcggcaaatttgaaaaatgtaggtgcgaagggatatcgtcccatagaaaatttgaatttcgcgcctttttttactgacaagacttggttgaccagctatatcgaTCAATTTATTAACTTTAAATTACCGTAGAtgcaagtttattttttatgaacgCAACTTTAAAGTCACGCAAAGATTTGGCGCCAAATCGCGTCAACTGTCAAACAACCGTTCATAGTTGTTGATCGCGTTTGTAAATGCGTTTATTTCtttgttatttcattttataagtttgttattgtttcataatCCATAAAAATGGAAGATGGTGAATTTGATCAAAGGTTGCGTGACTTACAAAGAGAGTACCTCGAGTTCTTGGACGATGAAGTGAGTACGATACTAAAGTAACCTCAAATGTATTGTTTAGCATCATTATTGTAAAATGGTCGTGGTTTTGTTACATTTTCTAGGAAGACCAGGGTATTTACATGGAGAAGGTGAAGCAGATGATAGCGGACAAGTCGAAGCGGCTGGTCGTAAACATAAATGACTTGCGGCGCAAGAGCCCAGAGCGCGCGAAGAACTTGTTGGAGAACGCGTTCGAGGAGCAGATCGCGTTCCAGAAGGCGCTGAAGGAGTACGTGTCGTCGATGGACCCGACCTACGCGAAGGTGCAGGAGGAGTTCTTTGTGGCCTTCTCGGGCAGCTTCGGCACCAAACATGTCACACCAAGGAGTTTGACTTCCAGGTATGTGCTGGTCATATTTTTTATAGCTTTAAATCTGCAAAAAACAGATATAGTTTGtccaaggactgtctcatttcaaacatagacacatAATCATACTGTGTTTCTCTTAAGCCccatctccatatcgcgcggcaaactatcgaacattggctcgggCGGCacccgcgcgcaatggataccgggctttACACTAGTACCATAGTACTAGCACCATGATGagtatagtattttttgttcttatttactgacaatttggtttgaccaaaaaACATgaaacaggaaaaaaaaatctaattggCTGTACCAGCCATAATAAGATGGTTGAGTTTAATTATTGGGTAATCAAATGGGATAGACTCCCCCTGTTACCCCTACCCcaactcccccctcccccctctcCAATTGACAGTTCATAAGATCCTGTGAGATCCTTGAAAATTGaaacgaattttttttttaaagtgatccttgaaatttgaacaaatACTTTGTTGGTGCAGGTACTTAGGTAACCTGATCTGCGTGGAGGGCATCGTGACGCGCGTGTCGCTGGTGCACCCCAAGGTGGTGCGCAGCGTGCACTACTGCCCCGCCACCAAGAAGGTCATGGAGCGCAAATACACCGACCTGACGTCCTTCGAGGCCTTTCCCACTACTGCCATTTACCCCACCAAGGTAAGTTTTTAGGGTATGAGCTAAGTGAAAACCAGCGTCACGGGTTGCCACGAATGCTGCGGAATTATTGGGGATTCTATTATAGTTTCAAATGTTTTTTATGTCTAAATTCTGCATGTCTTCTTTTTCTTTATGTACTATGTTGTGgcattaaataaatgtattttctttctttatttcaaaAGTGACATACTAAAAAAAGGTGTTTTTTTAAGGATGACGAGGGCAACCCTCTAGAGACGGAGTACGGGCTGTCCCGCTACAAGGACCACCAGACGCTGACGGTGCAGGAGATGCCGGAGCGCGCGCCGGCGGGCCAGCTGCCGCGCTCCGTGGACGTGGTGTGCGACGACGACCTGGTGGACCGCTGCAAGCCCGGAGACAGGGTGCAGGTGGTGGGCAACTACCGCTGCCTGCCCAGCAAGCAGGGCAGCTTCACAGCTGGAACCTTCAGGTATGTTCACTAACACAGCTGCCGCGCTCCGTGGAGGTGGTGTGCGACGACGACCTGCTGGACCGCTGCAAGCCCGGGGACAGGGTGCAGGTGGTGGGCAACTACCGCTGCCTGCCCAGCAAGCAGGGCAGCTTCACAGCTGGAACCTTCAGGTATGTTCACTAACACAGCTGCCGCGCTCCGTGGACGTGGTGTGTGACGACGACCTGGTGGACGCTGCAAGCCCGGAGACAGGGTGCAGGTGGTCAGCAACTACCGGTGTTCTAGGTCTGTTGGTTCAAGGAATGGTTCAATGGCATCAAAGGGAAACAGGCAGAGATGTCACACCATTGCCGTTAATATTCCAGGCCACAAAATGTATGGCCATGCCACTACCCTCATCCTTGATTGAGGCGCCTCCTCTAGCTTGATCTCCACGACACCTGACTGATGCATCTGATGAATTCTGATGTTCGTCTTCACTGGTTTGAATTCGCTTATTCACACGTCCTATTTTTTTACAGAACCATCTTAATAGCCAACAATGTGACCCAGATCAACAAGGGCATGGATCTGGCCATCACCCTCGACGACATCAAGCTTTGCAAGCGCATGGCCAAGAGGAAGACGGAAGACATGTTCGAACTGCTGGCCAAGTCACTGGCTCCTTCCATCCACGGCCACGAGTACATCAAGAAGGCTATCCTGTGCTTACTGCTCGGTGGCATGGAGAAGGTGCTGGCTAATGGCACCAGGCTTCGAGGGTGAGTAGGACAGAACTATTCTAGTTATTTGGTTCCACACAGAACAAGCCGCCTCGCGAGGAAGTTGCGGCACTAAGCTCCAGACCAGCCGCTCGATCCATGAAGACCTGAAGACGTGAGTAGGCCATATTCCAGTACTTGCTGCATGAATAGCAGAAAACTTGTCTTGCTTGAGCTATC
The sequence above is a segment of the Cydia amplana chromosome 2, ilCydAmpl1.1, whole genome shotgun sequence genome. Coding sequences within it:
- the LOC134656625 gene encoding tRNA (guanine(10)-N2)-methyltransferase homolog codes for the protein MHLRKMWPRYLLWFAQEHVDFRHAEMQSLLSMFNIPIRYVEKPCEVKPYWVVEVPSEECVRKLASRSVLLKNCIELWSRAKTEAQLHQNLKRAMQNSTHQWITSEGSENGVCDQDICPSGLIDACRPVDKSFKVEVETFCKHFSMKEKVEKIEKFDYLSLDGPVKLKNPATVLSYIEFYGLDPNNVPEQPEDLFFGRWVADGQRDLIQQHSLKKRTFIGNTSMDPALALLAANQAQVRDGDIVLDPFVGSGSLLVAAAHFGAYVYGTDIDYLMLHARTRPTRVGQKVRKKEESIRANMQQYGVGARFLDVLVSDSSRPLWRPGWHVDAVITDPPYGIREPTERVGIEKEDYTLLAEHLARHVPAKVEYALPQLYRDLLGAAARRLPPGRRLVAWYPLLRAEYNPDRLPSHPCLELVANSEQVLSRLTARRLLTYEKIREPDGDVAADGGVHNFREKYFNSGEETRRARKERRAAELAAYLTQTHNQTADVT
- the LOC134656641 gene encoding esterase AGAP003155 encodes the protein MSQEQMSEENSNSNMSEVVTEKAKENSKERKRLKILAFHGYRQNGAVFRAKIGSFRKAVAKYAQLTFLSAPHRVLHEEGGGEEDSRSWWFNAEDNTFSGKCLGGPALGFEATLRVVERAVAEHGPFHGLMGFSQGACLVGLLAAMQQKGYLPYTFNFAIFASGFRSGSLVHKGFYDEEINLPSLHVYGEGDSIIPKEMSESLISLFTKPVVAEHSGGHYVACSGSIKDAYQDFLHDRCQDLLEEEPDNIQPKEDEDMR